A stretch of Bradyrhizobium sp. AZCC 2262 DNA encodes these proteins:
- a CDS encoding patatin-like phospholipase family protein, translated as MDARAPHSATSTAPGWRPDRCDRIALVLQGGGALGAYQVGVYQALHEAGIEPDWVCGVSIGAINSAIIAGNPPERRLERLQIFWERITARRVWHYTPDGDIYRKTRNLASSFLTTTLGQPDFFKPHDINPWFSLAGARTATSYYDTSPLRETLVELVDFDLINSRKVHFAVGAVNVLSGNFLYFDNKNEAIGPEHVMASGALPPALPMVKIGTDHFWDGGIVSNTPLQHLLDQDDRLNSLVFQVDLFSARGALPRDIQEVLARHKDIVYSSRTRHNTDVYKQMNNLKTDLCKALQKVPDDRLSDDERALRDRLADLPEITILQMIYQQKAYEGDSKDHEFSATSMREHWQSGLEDTRRTLKRRDWLELPEQGTGIVIHDVHRERDY; from the coding sequence ATGGACGCGCGCGCACCACATTCAGCCACTTCCACCGCTCCCGGCTGGCGGCCCGATCGCTGCGACAGGATCGCGCTGGTGCTGCAGGGCGGCGGGGCGCTCGGCGCCTATCAGGTCGGGGTCTATCAGGCGCTGCACGAAGCGGGCATCGAGCCGGACTGGGTGTGTGGGGTGTCGATCGGCGCGATCAATTCGGCGATCATCGCAGGCAATCCGCCCGAGCGTCGTCTGGAGCGGCTTCAAATCTTCTGGGAGCGCATTACCGCGCGCAGGGTTTGGCACTATACGCCGGACGGCGACATCTACCGCAAGACCCGTAACCTCGCGAGTTCATTCCTGACGACCACGCTCGGCCAGCCCGACTTCTTCAAGCCTCACGACATCAATCCGTGGTTCAGCCTCGCCGGCGCCAGGACCGCGACCAGCTATTACGACACCAGCCCCTTGCGTGAAACATTGGTCGAACTGGTCGACTTCGATCTCATCAATTCGCGCAAAGTCCATTTCGCGGTCGGCGCGGTCAACGTGCTCAGCGGAAATTTCCTGTACTTCGACAACAAGAACGAAGCGATCGGCCCCGAACATGTGATGGCAAGTGGCGCGTTGCCGCCGGCGCTGCCGATGGTCAAGATCGGCACCGATCATTTCTGGGACGGCGGCATCGTTTCCAACACCCCGCTGCAGCATCTATTGGACCAGGACGACAGGCTGAATTCGCTGGTGTTTCAGGTCGACCTGTTCAGCGCTCGCGGCGCGCTGCCCCGCGACATCCAGGAGGTGCTGGCGAGGCACAAGGACATCGTCTACTCGTCCCGCACCCGGCATAATACCGATGTCTACAAGCAGATGAACAATCTCAAGACCGATCTCTGCAAGGCGCTGCAGAAGGTGCCGGACGACCGGCTCAGCGACGATGAACGCGCCTTGCGCGACCGTCTCGCCGACCTGCCGGAAATCACGATCCTGCAGATGATCTATCAGCAGAAAGCCTATGAAGGCGATTCCAAGGATCATGAATTCTCGGCCACGTCGATGCGCGAGCATTGGCAAAGCGGTCTGGAAGACACCCGCCGCACGCTGAAGCGTCGGGACTGGCTGGAATTGCCGGAACAGGGCACGGGCATCGTGATCCACGACGTGCACCGCGAGCGCGACTACTGA
- the ppk2 gene encoding polyphosphate kinase 2: MPLNGATPIHDRIHAEMLDSFDEELELEIDDDRLDALTNEFSDHTAKETVDRRVYFRELFRLQGELVKLQSWVQHQKLKVVVIFEGRDSAGKGGVIKRITQRLNPRVCRVAALPAPNERERTQWYFQRYVSHLPAGGEIVLFDRSWYNRAGVERVMGFCTEDDVNEFFRSVPEFERMLVRSGIILIKYWFSITDEEQHLRFTMRIHDPLKQWKLSPMDVEARSRWEQYTKAKEAMLEHTHIAEAPWHVVEAVDKKRARLNCIAHLLEQIRYQEVTHDPVVLPARVRNPDYHRGPVPPELYVPARY; the protein is encoded by the coding sequence ATGCCTCTCAACGGCGCCACACCGATTCACGATCGCATTCACGCGGAAATGCTCGACAGTTTCGACGAGGAACTGGAGCTCGAGATCGACGACGATCGCCTCGATGCGCTGACCAATGAATTCTCCGACCATACCGCGAAGGAGACCGTCGATCGGCGGGTCTACTTCAGGGAATTATTCCGCCTTCAGGGCGAACTGGTGAAATTGCAGAGCTGGGTGCAGCACCAGAAGCTCAAGGTGGTGGTGATTTTCGAGGGTCGCGATTCCGCCGGCAAGGGCGGCGTCATCAAACGCATCACCCAAAGGCTCAATCCGCGGGTCTGCCGCGTCGCGGCGCTGCCGGCACCGAACGAGCGCGAGCGCACGCAATGGTATTTCCAGCGTTACGTTTCGCATCTGCCGGCCGGCGGCGAGATCGTGCTGTTCGACCGCAGCTGGTACAACCGCGCCGGCGTCGAACGCGTGATGGGCTTCTGCACCGAAGACGACGTCAACGAATTCTTCCGGTCGGTACCGGAATTCGAGCGCATGCTCGTGCGTTCCGGAATCATCCTGATCAAATACTGGTTTTCCATCACCGACGAGGAGCAGCATCTGCGCTTCACCATGCGGATCCACGATCCGCTCAAGCAGTGGAAGCTGAGCCCGATGGATGTCGAAGCGCGCAGCCGCTGGGAGCAATATACCAAGGCCAAGGAAGCGATGCTGGAGCATACCCACATTGCGGAAGCTCCCTGGCATGTGGTCGAGGCCGTCGACAAGAAGAGGGCGCGGCTGAACTGCATCGCGCATCTGCTCGAACAAATTCGCTACCAGGAAGTCACGCACGACCCGGTGGTTCTGCCGGCGCGGGTACGCAACCCGGATTATCACCGCGGGCCGGTTCCGCCCGAATTGTACGTGCCGGCGCGCTACTGA